The genomic stretch TTCGAGGACATTGCGCAGTTCCCGAACATTACCGGGCCAGTCGTACTGGAGCAGGATCTCCTGGACATCGGCGGTAAGCTCCGGGTACCGGTATCCCTGCGTTTCGAGAAAGCGCCCGGCCAGTTCAATGACATCGCGGCCGCGCTCTGCTAAAGGCGGCAGGGGAATAGGGAACACGTTCAGCCGGAAGTACAAGTCCTCGCGGAAACCGCCGGAAGCGATTTCCTCTTTCAGATTTCTATTGGTAGCGGCGACCACCCGGACATCAATAGTGATCGTGTCGACACCGCCCACGCGGACGAGCGCGCGTTCTTCGAGCACCCGAAGCAACTTGGTTTGCATGCCGGGCGACATTTCCGCGATTTCGTCGAGGAAGATCGTTCCTCCTTCGGCGAGTTCAAACCGTCCCCGCTTTCGCTCTGCAGCCCCGGTGAACGCGCCTTTTTCGTGGCCGAACAACTCCGACTCGAGCAAAGTCTCGGTGATGGCGGCGCAGTTCACGGCGATAAACGGGCCGGCGGCGCGTTTCGACTTCTCGTGAATCCGTCGCGCCACCAGTTCCTTCCCGGTGCCCGACCGCCCGGTCAGAAGCACGGTGGCCTCGGTGGGCGCCACCTGGTCGATCATGGTGCGGACCTTCCGGATTGCAGGCGATGTCCCGATCAGATCGGTCGACTGTGCGCTGCCGAGCTCCGCCTTGTAATGGCCGCTGAGCGCCTGCAGTTTCTGTTGTTTGACGAGCTTGTCCACTAACAGGGACAGCTCGTCGAGCGAGAACGGCTTGATAAGATAGTCCGCCGCCCCCTGTTTCATGGCCGAAACCGCCGACTCGACCGTACCGTACGCCGTCATGATGATGACGTCGATCCCGCCACGCGCCAGCGCCCGCTCGAGAATCTGCATTCCCGAAATCTCCGGCATCGACAGGTCCGTGATGACAATGTCAAACGAGTGCCGGTCGATCAGGTCGAGCGCCTCTTTGGGCC from Candidatus Zixiibacteriota bacterium encodes the following:
- a CDS encoding sigma-54 dependent transcriptional regulator, whose amino-acid sequence is MARILVVDDEPKMTSLVCGTLEDDGHSVQTTTRPKEALDLIDRHSFDIVITDLSMPEISGMQILERALARGGIDVIIMTAYGTVESAVSAMKQGAADYLIKPFSLDELSLLVDKLVKQQKLQALSGHYKAELGSAQSTDLIGTSPAIRKVRTMIDQVAPTEATVLLTGRSGTGKELVARRIHEKSKRAAGPFIAVNCAAITETLLESELFGHEKGAFTGAAERKRGRFELAEGGTIFLDEIAEMSPGMQTKLLRVLEERALVRVGGVDTITIDVRVVAATNRNLKEEIASGGFREDLYFRLNVFPIPLPPLAERGRDVIELAGRFLETQGYRYPELTADVQEILLQYDWPGNVRELRNVLERAVILAGGEPLTPDEFSLDLDNAPIGSATGSGSGGLENREREMILDALAKTGGNKTEAARLLKITRRRLYSRMKVHGIKP